From Deinococcus aquiradiocola:
TCACCGGCAGTACCGACGTGGGCCGCCTGCTGTTCCGCCAGGCCGCCCCCACTCTCAAGAAGGTCAGCCTGGAACTCGGCGGGCACGCCCCCAGCATCGTGTTCGCCGACGCGGACCTCGACCTCGCCGTGCGCGAGAGCGTCATCAGCAAGTTCCGCAACGCCGGACAGACGTGCATCTCCTCCAACCGCTTCTACGTGCACGAGAGCATCGCGGACGCCTTCGCGGACGCCTTCGCCCGCGCCGCCAGCGCCCTGAAGGTCGGCGACCCGCTCGACCCCGGCACCGAGATCGGCCCGCTCGTGGACGAACAGGGACACGCGAAGGTCAGCGCGCACGTCGAGGACGCCGTGTCGCGCGGCGCGACCGCCATCGCGGGCGGCCGGAGCCACGGCGGCCGCTTCTACCCGCCCACCGTCCTGAGCGGCGTGCAGCCCGGCACGCGCATGCTGCACGAGGAGACCTTCGGACCGGTCGCGCCCATCGTGACGTTCCGCACCGACGACGAGGCCGTCGCGCTCGCCAACGACTCCGAGTACGGCCTCGCCGCGTACCTGTACACCCGCGACCTCGCCCGCGCCTTCCGCGTGTCCGAAGCGCTGGAGTACGGCATCGTCGGCGTGAACGACGGCGGCCCCATCGGCGCGGCCGCCCAGGCCCCCTTCGGCGGCTTCAAGAACAGCGGCATGGGCAAGGAAGGCGGCCACTGGGGCCTCGACGAGTACCTGCAGACCAAGTACGTCAGCTTCGGCCTGTAACGTTCACCGGCGGTTCGTGAGGCGGGGGCGCGGCGGGAGACCCTGAACGGGGAATCCGCCGCGCCCTTCGCCGTGCCGGTCACGCCGCTTCAGAGCGGCTGGAGGGCGTCCGGGAGGGGCTGGCCGTGCAGCCAGGCATGCAGGACGGCGTTGTAGTGCTGCGGGTGCGTGAGGGGCCACAGGTGCGTCATGTGTGGCACGCGGTACGCGCGGGCGAGCGGGAGGAGCTGCGTGAGGTGGCGGGCGCTGCGGTGCAGGATGTCGTGTTCGCGGCTCCCGACGAGCAGGGTGACGGGGACGGTGGTGCGGGCGAGTCCGGGGTCAGGGCGGTAGGTGAGGTTCTCGCGGGTCAGGTCGAGGTGCGTCTGGCGGGTGACGGTGCGGGCGTCGCGGGCGAGGTGGTGGGCGTGCCGGGCGGGGAGGTTCATGGCGAGGCGCTGGAGGGTGAGGGTGGTGGGGCCGGTGTGGGCGGGCCAGGTGAGGCGGGTGAGGAGGTCGTTGGGCGGGCCGCTCAGCCACGCGCCGAGGCGGGTGGGGAGGGCGAGCGTGCCGGACAGCAGCGCGGAGTGGATGAGGTCCGGGCGCTGCGCGAGGAGGGTGAGGGCGAGTTGCGAGCCGACGGACAGGCCGATCACGCGGGCGGGGCCGGTGTGTTCGAGGAGGGCGGCGAGGTGCGCGGCGGCGCCCGCGAGGCTGAAGGGGCCGGGGCTGAGGCCGTGGCCGGGCAGGTCGGGCGTGAGGGTCTGCCAGCCGTGCAGGGCGGGCCGTTGTTCCTGCCAGCTCCAGCTGCTGAGCCCGCCGCCGTGCAGGAGCAGCACGGCGGGCGCGTCGGGCGGGCCGCTGCGGACGGTGTGCAGGGCGGGCGTCACCGGGGCGGGCTCATGCGGCAGGGGCGGGCAGGTGGCGCAGGGCGCGGGTGAGGGCGAGTGCGGTGAGGAGGGCGACGGCGAGGAACGTGAGCCACGGGAGGGCGGGGAGGTGCAGCCGGGCGCCCGCGTCGACGAGCGTTCCGCCGAGGACGCTGCCGATGCCGCCGCCCAGCCCGAGGCTGAGCGCGCCGAACCCGAAGTAGCTGCCGGCCAGTCCGGGGGGCGCGAGGCGGGCCGTGAGCGTCTGCTGGCTGGGGAAGACCACCATGCTGCCCAGGCTGAACAGGACGGTGCAGGCGAGCAGAGCCGGGAAGGTCGCGGCGAGACTCATGAGGCCCAGGGCCGTGCCGACGAGCGTCACGCCGAGCGGGAGGAGCACGTGCGGCGCGAGGTGGCGTTCCGCGAGGCGCAGGAGCGGGTACTGCAGCAGCACGGCGAGGCCCGCCTGCAGGCCGTACAGGGCGGCGGTCACGCCGGTCCCGGCGAGTGCCACGGCGCGCAGCGTGACGGCCACGTTGATCTGCGTGCTGAGGATGAAGTACCCGCCGAGCGCGAGCGTGAACAGCACGAAGCGCCGGTCGCGCACGGCCACGCCGAGGCCGCCCAGTCCGCCGCGTCCGGCGCTGCCGCCGCCCGGCACGGCGGGCACGAGCAGCAGCAGCACGGCGAGGGCCGCGAGGTACACGGCGGCACTGACGAGCGTGACGGTCCCGAAGGCCGCGCCGGACAGCCACGCGCCGACGAGGGGGCCTGTCACCATGCCGAGGTTCCCGGCGACGCCCATCAGCGAGAAGACGCGGCTGCGGTCCTCCGGGCGGGTGAGGGCGGTCACGGCGGCGTTCTTGGGCGCGTCGAAGAGGCCGCCACCCAGTCCGGCGAGGAGGGCCGCGGCGAGCAGGGCCGGGAAGGTCGTGGCGAGCCCCATGAGCGCGAAGCCCACGGCGCGCACCGCGAGGCCCGCCGCGATCAGGGGGCGCGGCCCGAACCGGTCGGCGTACGCGCCGCCGAACACCGTCAG
This genomic window contains:
- a CDS encoding alpha/beta fold hydrolase, which gives rise to MTPALHTVRSGPPDAPAVLLLHGGGLSSWSWQEQRPALHGWQTLTPDLPGHGLSPGPFSLAGAAAHLAALLEHTGPARVIGLSVGSQLALTLLAQRPDLIHSALLSGTLALPTRLGAWLSGPPNDLLTRLTWPAHTGPTTLTLQRLAMNLPARHAHHLARDARTVTRQTHLDLTRENLTYRPDPGLARTTVPVTLLVGSREHDILHRSARHLTQLLPLARAYRVPHMTHLWPLTHPQHYNAVLHAWLHGQPLPDALQPL
- a CDS encoding MFS transporter; protein product: MTAATRPHAPFRPSAAQLALMLNNFLMWGGFFMVIPLVTVHFSHGLGWSAASVGAVLGLRQIAQQGLTVFGGAYADRFGPRPLIAAGLAVRAVGFALMGLATTFPALLAAALLAGLGGGLFDAPKNAAVTALTRPEDRSRVFSLMGVAGNLGMVTGPLVGAWLSGAAFGTVTLVSAAVYLAALAVLLLLVPAVPGGGSAGRGGLGGLGVAVRDRRFVLFTLALGGYFILSTQINVAVTLRAVALAGTGVTAALYGLQAGLAVLLQYPLLRLAERHLAPHVLLPLGVTLVGTALGLMSLAATFPALLACTVLFSLGSMVVFPSQQTLTARLAPPGLAGSYFGFGALSLGLGGGIGSVLGGTLVDAGARLHLPALPWLTFLAVALLTALALTRALRHLPAPAA
- a CDS encoding NAD-dependent succinate-semialdehyde dehydrogenase, translating into MTTTPTTRPELQDIPTGAFIAGEWRTLPRTFVVDTPYDSSDLAHVADCGPDEAREAIEAAVTAFATWKTDNFRRADIIARWADLIDANTERMARVMALEMGKPFTEAKGEVGGGVGYIRYYADAARHIAGERVPSRFAHKRGMTTSEAIGVVYAVTPWNFPMSMIARKAGPALAAGCTVVLKPAEQSPLTALLLAELWAQAGGPAGTLQVLPTNDPAAFSAPFFDDVRVRKVAFTGSTDVGRLLFRQAAPTLKKVSLELGGHAPSIVFADADLDLAVRESVISKFRNAGQTCISSNRFYVHESIADAFADAFARAASALKVGDPLDPGTEIGPLVDEQGHAKVSAHVEDAVSRGATAIAGGRSHGGRFYPPTVLSGVQPGTRMLHEETFGPVAPIVTFRTDDEAVALANDSEYGLAAYLYTRDLARAFRVSEALEYGIVGVNDGGPIGAAAQAPFGGFKNSGMGKEGGHWGLDEYLQTKYVSFGL